In Pirellulales bacterium, the genomic stretch CCCACCACTTGCACGTCCACGGACCGCTCCGTCACCGGGTAATCTTCCCCTTTCACCGCGTCGACAATTTGCCCCCGCGTGAACGCCCAACCTGGCTTGCGAGCCAGAAAGTGCAACAGCTTGAATTCGGTGTACGTCAGGTCCAGCGGCTCGCCATTGAGCAACACTTCGTGCCGGCCAGGATGAATAATCAACTGCCGAATGCGGATCGTCCCCGCTTCCCCGCCCCCATCCTTCGGTTTGCGCCGCAATAGGGCCTTGATGCGGGCCAGCAGCACCCGTGGGCTAAACGGCTTAGTCAGGTAATCATCGGCCCCCAGCTCCAGCCCCGAGACCACGTCGGCCTCTTCGCTTTTGGCCGTCAACATAATAATGGGGATCTGCTGGGTGTGGTTGTCGGCTTTCAACAGCCGGCAAACTTCCAGGCCGTCGACGTGCGGCAGCAGCAAATCGAGTACAATTAAATCGGGCAGCGATTTGCGCGCTTCCTCCAGCGCTTCCTCACCGGTTTCCACGCAATGAACCCGGTAGCCTTCCTTCGTCAGGTTATAGTTGACAAGTTCCAGCAAATCCTCTTCATCGTCGACTACCAGGATTCGCTCGCGGGTACTTACGCGGCTTTTCGCCATCATGACGGTGCTCACGTGACATCCTCCAAAAACAATGCATCCACGCCTGGGCTGATTTACCCTTTGGCCCATCAGGCTATCACAGGCATGTTAGAAAACAGTTAAGCTCTTGTGCAGATACGATATGAATTGCCGCCGGGCCACGGAATAACCGGCGCCGCAACGATGGCTGATACAATAGATTATGCTACCCAACGCGGCGTTGGACAATCGCACCTCGTTGACGGTTTATGCCGTTGACCAATAACTTCTTTCTGGTCATGCAATTTCTGTGGGAAACCCTGGTGCATTTGCCCGCTTGGACGCTGATTTTATTGGTCCGCGTTTACCAGTGGACGCTCAGCCCGCTGGTCGGTCGCCAATGCCGATTCCAACCCACC encodes the following:
- a CDS encoding response regulator transcription factor, with amino-acid sequence MSTVMMAKSRVSTRERILVVDDEEDLLELVNYNLTKEGYRVHCVETGEEALEEARKSLPDLIVLDLLLPHVDGLEVCRLLKADNHTQQIPIIMLTAKSEEADVVSGLELGADDYLTKPFSPRVLLARIKALLRRKPKDGGGEAGTIRIRQLIIHPGRHEVLLNGEPLDLTYTEFKLLHFLARKPGWAFTRGQIVDAVKGEDYPVTERSVDVQVVGLRKKLGDFGANIETVRGVGYRFKE
- the yidD gene encoding membrane protein insertion efficiency factor YidD, which produces MQFLWETLVHLPAWTLILLVRVYQWTLSPLVGRQCRFQPTCSNYLIGAVQKYGVLQGAVKGVCRIGRCHPWHAGGYDPP